Proteins found in one Bacteroidota bacterium genomic segment:
- a CDS encoding thioredoxin-like domain-containing protein, which produces HFFDNIDFSDARMLRTPLYDAKVNKFMNRITIRHPDSLKFAAARVIDKSLSDTQLFKYTLIKLFNKYAQSKYMGMDEVFVHLAERYYLSGLAYWSDSTQLAKIWDRVAKLSNNIIGMKAKELVMKDTSGTYHSIFDTYSEYSVLIFWDYDCGHCRKVLPILKKYYNKTDRDSLEVFAIFLGTDLKQWKDYVNENNFNWINLSDPGNSTNFRVLYDIHSSPVIYLLNKNHIIEAKRISVKDIKEIINTLEKRKKANRKKEE; this is translated from the coding sequence CACTTTTTCGATAATATTGATTTTTCTGATGCCAGAATGCTACGTACACCATTATACGATGCAAAAGTCAATAAATTTATGAACAGAATTACAATCCGTCATCCCGATTCATTGAAATTTGCAGCAGCACGTGTAATTGATAAATCACTTTCCGACACACAGCTTTTTAAATATACACTAATAAAACTTTTTAATAAATATGCCCAGTCCAAATATATGGGCATGGATGAAGTTTTTGTACACCTTGCTGAAAGATATTACCTTAGCGGACTTGCTTACTGGTCGGATTCTACTCAATTAGCAAAAATATGGGATAGAGTTGCAAAACTAAGTAACAACATAATCGGCATGAAAGCCAAAGAATTAGTAATGAAAGATACTTCCGGTACATATCATTCTATTTTTGATACATATTCCGAATACTCTGTTCTAATTTTTTGGGATTATGATTGTGGACATTGTAGAAAAGTATTACCAATATTAAAAAAATACTACAATAAAACAGATAGAGATTCACTTGAAGTATTTGCTATTTTCTTAGGAACAGACCTCAAACAATGGAAAGATTATGTTAATGAAAATAACTTTAATTGGATAAATTTATCAGATCCCGGAAACTCAACAAACTTCCGTGTGTTATACGATATTCATAGTTCACCTGTAATTTATCTTCTCAATAAAAACCACATAATTGAAGCAAAAAGAATTTCCGTTAAAGATATTAAAGAAATAATAAATACTCTTGAGAAGCGGAAAAAAGCTAATAGGAAGAAGGAAGAGTAA